One Mytilus trossulus isolate FHL-02 chromosome 5, PNRI_Mtr1.1.1.hap1, whole genome shotgun sequence DNA segment encodes these proteins:
- the LOC134718396 gene encoding uncharacterized protein LOC134718396: protein MKDYLIVFQGKTPYDLVEIKSYDDEEEKRKKKEVMDFLKTVMSKTSPEVTPDTHLQEPAAPVVEDSIGKGQQSAMLNRLLGKGSYESFDMRCMVTGQFSVGKSTLVKLLAGEIIPDGRHPTDGISLVEGRCGLDILTKEWILVDPDSYNALDVVYHKVLMTSLEEEEESEVTNKASDTSPTGYAKATLSSLPSEQSATAQSLPSTKSSNVPHTVNQMEQKMRTRMTKEEIRKKMEKVLKSGKYKMKVGRLIFWDFGGQYVYLTTHQTFMTFRALFLVVFDGSKDLHEQVPDVMCFPGQHMTPTPAGNMHVIYTPIM from the exons ATGAAAGATTATTTGATTGTATTTCAGGGTAAGACTCCTTATGATCTGGTAGAAATAAAAAGCTATGATGATGAAGAGGAAAAAAGGAAGAAGAAAGAAGTGATGGACTTCCTTAAG actGTCATGTCAAAGACATCCCCAGAAGTAACTCCTGACACCCATTTACAGGAACCTGCAGCACCAGTAGTTGAAG attccaTCGGAAAAGGGCAACAGTCTGCCATGTTAAATCGTTTATTAGGGAAGGGCAGCTATGAATCTTTTGATATGAGATGCATGGTAACTGGCCAATTTTCTGTTGGGAAGTCGACTCTTGTTAAGCTGTTAGCTGGAGAAATTATACCTGATGGTCGACACCCGACAGATGGGATTTCTCTGGTAGAAGGTCGCTGTGGCCTAGATATTCTTACAAAAGAGTGGATTCTTGTTGATCCAG acTCTTACAATGCCCTAGATGTTGTGTACCATAAGGTTTTAATGACCTCTCTGGAAGAAGAGGAGGAGAGTGAAGTTACCAACAAAGCTTCAGATACAAGCCCAACTGGTTATGCCAAAGCTACACTTTCCTCTTTGCCCTCAGAACAGTCTGCAACAGCACAATCTCTACCATCTACGAAATCCTCCAATGTGCCTCACACAGTAAACCAGATGGAACAGAAAATGAGAACAAGAATGACTAAAGaagaaataagaaagaaaatggAAAAAGTCCTCAAAAGTGGGAAGTATAAAATGAAAGTTGGACGTCTTATCTTCTGGGATTTTGGTGGACAATACGTTTATTTAACAACACACCAGACCTTCATGACATTCCGAGCGTTGTTTCTTGTAGTATTTGATGGGAGCAAAGATTTGCATGAACAGGTCcctgatgtgatgtgttttccaGGGCAGCACATGACGCCAACGCCAGCAGGTAATATGCATGTTATTTACACTCCGATTATGTAA